The following nucleotide sequence is from Malania oleifera isolate guangnan ecotype guangnan chromosome 4, ASM2987363v1, whole genome shotgun sequence.
tctttcccttactctctttaaattccagcgaacatataaactgcgtggatgttttaaattccttaatcataaaaactacgtgcattggaaattaaataaaccaaagtttaattttgatttgggattacgAAAACCGAAaaagagtacgttggttgatcaatactttgtggaaacctcaaagggagtacgtggattggttaacacccaaagacaaattaactaaaagtttatttaaattctgaattgttaggaatttgagttgtggtttgcattgaagaaacaaatttcattactacagggcttaaatcaaatttatatacatagGGTTGttaacaaaagctgagaattgttctaaagctttcttgattgaatgtttgattgtttggttactttgttggtatatggttgtagattgaatattgtttttgagaatcgtataaagacttaagtatttattgtgtattggataaatcaacaagaagtcaaaaattcattaaaagaattaaaagaggctaaggattcttgaaaatcattaaaagaaaaaaattttaaacccaattcacccctctcttgggactacaccttagttttcatatataaccatcatattactttaatttaactagttcaatttaataataattaattaattaattaataattaatcttaatttatatttttttaggttaattaattaattaaaaattaatcttaattaaaattttctttttctgggTTACTACAATGTTGATGcagattttcaagaaaaattgATCATCATAGAAGCACCACTGGATACGTGTTCACTATTGACACAACAGCTGTTAGTTAGATGTCACAGATATAGAAGATTGTTATTTTATCCACTATAGAAGTTGAGTATGTAGTAGTGATAGAAGCCAATAAAGAGATGATTTCGTTTCAAGGTTTGTTAACAAAGCTAAGAATAAAGCAGGAGAGAAATGTTTTGCACAGCAACAATCAGAGTGGGATACATCTGGTAAAAAACtcagcatttcattccagaaccaaatacattggattacgttatcatttCGTCAAATCTCTGTTAGAGGATGGAATGTTGACActggaaaaaatccaaggtagtagGAATCCGGcggatatgttgacaaaggtggtacATACAAAAaagttgaagttgtgttcaactacAGTTGGTCTTCATAATTGAAGAcagatttgagcacatcattatctatatactggttgagatagtatctttgtctccaagtgggagattgttaagctgaaatggaaacaAAGAAAATGGAAACGAATTAAATGGAAACGAAAAATTAAATGGCCTTGAAGAGGATAAGTTGTAGACGAAAATGAGCCGTAGAAGAGGCAACTTTCATGCTCTAGAATGACAATGCCCGCGTGCTAAAATAACCCATTAAATATCCCAATTACTCCCTTCCTTTCCTATCCATTCAATATGGCTATATAATGAAGCAATTGTATGTGAATGTGAATatagtgaagtgagtgagcgaggagtgtgagagtgctgaaggtgagagagagaaaagtgtaagaagagttgagttgagtgtgtgtctcctcctcttaCTTTTCTCTCAAGTTATAGTATatttggtgtgctccgtggacgtaggtcagattagaccaAGCCACGTAAATCTGGAGtttttattttgtgtgcttattttgctggtgtgtgtgattattgttcctagatccttaacaagtggtatcagagccgacaaTTCGTAATTTTGGATAAGCGACATCGAAAAAGTCAAGaggtgaagctaattctcctaacgtgctaatagttggaggaccaagtgtgtgggcgaagccaataaggatcatctaggctacggatggatctgaatagggacgtgggaggtaggattggttcagagacacatggaatgcaatccgaggcacgTAAGGCGTGAATTATAAGGCCCACTTGAACAGTTGTTGGAGAATTGGACTTAGTCCTAGAAGGGAGACAATTTTCGTTCAAAGAGGAACAGTTGGAACTCATAAatgaaggggagattgttgagaatttcacttgcaattttgtcccatattggaaaaattgagtgaatgatgaatgtttatatacatggttgggttcAAGACCCCATAGACTTAACTTTTTGCGTCAAGTTAGTATTCACTCATGTGTACCCAGTCAGTCCTaacaataaaaagagaaaaaaaaaaaaaaaaagcatacaaatatgaatatatgcATAAAGTAATTCATCTAATCATTTGTCAACAAGTTGGGTACCCAAATAGTTTTAGGTACCAtcctattttttttaaagaataaattaaaaaatatgctCCAAAAATTTTCATGTTTCACTCTTAATCCACACTTGTTGGCACTTcataaattttagaattttttattttatttttacatctaGATAGATTTAACCCATTGCAAATGATGTAagtactatatataaaattagagTAATTACAAATAATAGAAAACAAGATTTTGAGAGAAGTGTGTCTCATTTAAAACATAAACGCTCCAaagtttataattatttattcttctcaaatatattttcttacTATAGACAAACTTTAACTAAAAAAACTAATAATTTAAATGCATTTCTAAAACTTAGCTAAATTTAGTAAGCATTTTGATGAAAATCCTTTTTCATATGAGAAAAACATATAGCATTGAAGTTTGTCACTACTACAACTTGATaaattaaaagattaaaataGAAAGATTTTTGGCATATATAaagcaaagaaaaataagaaaataactaaacatagaagaagaattaatatgagttttaaatattatattcAGCTCAAGTCTATATAAACTCATATTCCAAATTCATTTTTCAAGTCAAAGAGAGAAAACTCGCTTCTTGATATCCTTGCTCTTAGCAAATCGATGAGCGGCCCTACTTGACAAAAAATGCTACTATTCTATCAAAGTTAAAAATAAAGAGGGCCTATTATTggttctttctttttattttttttttggtcttgtTATTTTTTCTACTATCCCATATATGCATGTGAGCGTTTCTTCtactatttattttttagtttaatttctttttaattgATATAAGAATTTCAGACGCATGATCTCTAAATTGTGACCTTCTCGCAAACTTTAATGAGTTTTTACTAgtgtatttataatatatatatataagtgatcTTTTGAGTTTTCGGGTGCTAATATGCAACattctttttttatatttcttcactcaaataGACTTTGACGAACTATTCTCCAATGTCTAAGCAAATTTAAGCCTGACCCAATACAAGGGGACgattttaatatatattgaaaatctatCAAGTGGTATGTTGAGCATTCTAATTGAGATATAATTACTAGCATGAATTTCAATTCACACCCTTATATCAACCAAATGCCCTAAATTTGAAGTAGGGGTATGCAAATAGTCGGTTCGGctaaattcggttaattaaccgaattaattaaaaattttctgtTAATAATAATTTCTAACCAAATCAATCGAATTAGGTGTTGTAACCGAACCATACCCAACCGAACCAATATTTCGGGTAATTCGATTAACTGAATTTGAtcgaaataatttaaacttaattataaaaataaaatatgactacaaattttaaaattaattataaaattaatgtttATCCCTTCTTTTAATTGTAAAAGTTGAATTAGGAAAATGAcattgatttaataaataaattaagaaaatcgaacaattatataatataaaatatatgaattatatttaatattactaatttatatttaatttttaattaattagtaattcgaataattcggttaattgaattaaaattctTCATACCTAAAAACTGAATACTCAAAATTACTAAATCTGTAATCAAATCAAACCAAACCAATTGAACTCCATCGATTTGGTTAAATCTGTATTATGCTCACCCTAATTTTAGGTGAGACAAAGTCAACAATAGCGTTAGTATGAAGATCAAACGGTTAGTCTGAGGCTATACCCCATCGTATCACACGTCCCCTACGGCCACGATCCATCCTCACCGTCCTCTGGGGCTGATGATCTCCGAGAATATGGACCCAGAGAGCCCCACCGCCAAATCCCCCGGCGACACGTTTACCTCATCACCACCGTCCGTTCCATCCCTGACTCCACCCTCCTGAATCTGCAGCGCACACTCCAGGTTCCACAACACGTCGGCCATCGAAGGCCGTTCGATTCCCCGATCCATCAAGCACTTGTACGCGATCTCCCCGTACTTCCTCAAACACTCCGGCGCAATCTCGTCCCTCAGATGCGGATCAGCGATCTGATCTAGCTCCCCACTCTCGTGGTGGGCCCGGGCCCATTCCGACATGCACACCTCGTCCTTCCCCAAGTTCGTCGTCATCGGCGATTTTGCGCACAAAACCTCGAACAACACGACACCGAAGGAGTACACATCGGACTTCGGCGTCAGCTGCTGACGCATGAAGTACTCCGGGTCCAAATACCCGAAACTGCCCTTCACCTCCGTGCTGACGTGGGTGTGTGACATGTCAGTGGGCCCCATCTTCGATAGACCGAAGTCAGACACCTTGGCCACCCACTTGTCATCTAGTAAAATATTGGTGGTCTTCACGTCCCTGTGGATGATCGGGTGCTTCGCGCCTGTATGAAGATAGTGGAGGCCGCGCGCCGCGCCGATGCAGATCTTCAGTCTCTGGACCCACGGGAGCGGGGGATTGTTGGTTTGGTAGAGATGATGGCGGAGAGTGCCCCGGGCCATGTGATCGTAGACCAGGATCATCTCTTGCTGCTCCGCGCAGTACCCGATCAGCGACACTAGGTGGAGGTGGCGGAGTTGTGAGAGCATCTCGATTTCGGTGCGGAACTCGTGGGCCCCCTGCCGGGACGACGCGCTCAGCCGCTTGATCGCGACCGTCGTTGCTCCGCCGTCGATCTGCCCCTCGTACACTTTCCCGAACCCGCCGGCGCCGATCACGAAAGCGTCGCTGAAGTCGTCCGTGGCGGACTTGATCTCTGCCAGCGAGAAGTACCGGCAGAGATCCGACGGGGCAGATTTCTTCTTCCTCGACTCCGACCCGGATTCCGACAACGGACACAACCACGACGTTCTCGAAGAGTTGGAGCCCTTCGCCGTCGTCCGCCAGAAAATGAAATAAGATAGAATCGTAAGTACAGCGATAACCGCCCCCAGGACTGCTGCTCCTATTACCAGCGGTATTCGGATCTTCCTTGGGGGCTTGGGTAATTGAATAGATGGTTTAATTGGATCCGAATCCGGGTCTAGTACTGGGTCCGGATTGAGACCCGCGAGATTACCATCACTGTTGTTGATTTTGAATATCTCCAACCCGTTTAACAGAGCATCGCTGTAGTTGGGTTTGGTTCCGACGCTGGGATGAAGCGAGAGCCAGAGATCTCGCTTTCCTCCTCCAGATCCTGACTCAGGAACCATCACGATGAAATCTCTGTAAATTGGAACCCCAATTGCTTCTGCGTAAACCATTATGTCCATGTTATCGTCAGCCGTTTGATTGTTGAGGAAAATTTCGAACACCCTTTGGTTAATCCCTGTAATCTCCGGCGCAATCTCGCAGAAATGGAGCCTAACGAAGTAGTAGAATCCCGAATCGGAGGGGAACAGCCAAGTAAGATTGTACTTCTGGTTGATTGCGCCTTTCATACCCATTGATCGTGCAGTGCGGTACAGGATCTCCGGCGCCGTATAGTTTGCAACTTTGTTGAATTCAATATCGATTGTTATATGATATGGGTCTTGGCTGGCTGATGTGTCCAAGACGAATCCAGCGTCTTCGGACCAAGTCCGGAACATTCCCGTGTCGTTCGCAGGAGATATGGCTTGCCCGTCAACGTTTAACCGGTAAACCATTTCCAGCGCCGTAGAATTATCAATAGGCAATTCTTGGGTTTCTCCGACGATGAGAATTTTCCGAGCATGTAAGTAGAGATTCTTTGGCATCGAGACAACCTCGATCCCATTGACAAATGCGAAAGAACCCGCAGAGGGAGCAAAGGTTATCTTCAGTCTCGACTCTGTCTCGACGTTGATGCAGAATTCTCTGGAAAAATAAGATTGATTGAGAAATTGGGCAGTGAGCAAAGCGCTGAAGTTATGAAGGAGAGTGTACCGATCGTTGACGGAAACAGAGAAGGAGGATTTGGAGGCGTTAAGGGCAGAGTAAGAAGCAGGGTGGAAATGGAGGCGAAGGAATTTGGGGCCGCTGGCGACCGCGAAAGAATAAGTGAATTTGGAGTGGGAGATGCGAGCTGTCATATAAGGAATCTGTGGGGCGTAGTCTTGAGTGGAGGCTTTGGAGGTGGAAGAAGATTTGAGATGCTCTGAGGATATGAGTTCGGACGAGTTATCTCCTGTCCAGGTCCGGCCATCTTGAGCGGCGGCGCTGGCGGAGCTGCTGCCGCAGTTTATGGCTATGTTCTCCAACGGGGTGTAGGAGATGGAGGATTTGAAATTGGTGCAGAGGCAGAGAAAACAGAGGAGGTGGATGGGGAGGAGGGTGTTCATGGTGGAATCATGGTGGTGGTGGCCGCGGCGGCGGCGGAAGTTTGAAAGCGACGCCGTATGTGGTGGTGGAAGTTGGAAACCATGAAAGACGTGTACAAACTGACAAAAATTATATAGTTATGCCATTACACCGTCCATTGACCGTGCTCTGCTTCAAGTTTCCTAAGATTGGAGTTTTAAGTTTTAACCATTGAAGCAGGAACAGGGGAGGTCACATTGTTTATGTGCCCTGCTTTGAACTCTTTTGACTCCTTTGATTTACCCACCACCTCAATCATTACAAGTTTGAATAGTGGAGGATGATTTTGCTTGCGTTGCTAATTTCCAGCTGTTGAGAATCTTAAAGTAAAAGTAATTTTTTAATACtatgtttataaatttttttaaaatttttggtaaaataatatttaaaaatttctttttaattttacaaaGGTTGGCTGCAAGTTTAAAGTAAACAATTTTTTATAGGGTAAATTATGTGTGCATTAGCATGCAGTGACCAATTGAGAAATGATTTGTGttaatttatttgaaatataaaatgcttggttttctcttcttctttttttccttctctctctattAACTTAAATTGCAATTTTTTTCCGCATGAAATAATAGTTAAAGAACATTATTTGATGTCATACCTTACATACTAAAAGTTACTAAAAATAATGCGTGCTTACTAAATTCA
It contains:
- the LOC131154483 gene encoding receptor-like protein kinase FERONIA — encoded protein: MNTLLPIHLLCFLCLCTNFKSSISYTPLENIAINCGSSSASAAAQDGRTWTGDNSSELISSEHLKSSSTSKASTQDYAPQIPYMTARISHSKFTYSFAVASGPKFLRLHFHPASYSALNASKSSFSVSVNDRYTLLHNFSALLTAQFLNQSYFSREFCINVETESRLKITFAPSAGSFAFVNGIEVVSMPKNLYLHARKILIVGETQELPIDNSTALEMVYRLNVDGQAISPANDTGMFRTWSEDAGFVLDTSASQDPYHITIDIEFNKVANYTAPEILYRTARSMGMKGAINQKYNLTWLFPSDSGFYYFVRLHFCEIAPEITGINQRVFEIFLNNQTADDNMDIMVYAEAIGVPIYRDFIVMVPESGSGGGKRDLWLSLHPSVGTKPNYSDALLNGLEIFKINNSDGNLAGLNPDPVLDPDSDPIKPSIQLPKPPRKIRIPLVIGAAVLGAVIAVLTILSYFIFWRTTAKGSNSSRTSWLCPLSESGSESRKKKSAPSDLCRYFSLAEIKSATDDFSDAFVIGAGGFGKVYEGQIDGGATTVAIKRLSASSRQGAHEFRTEIEMLSQLRHLHLVSLIGYCAEQQEMILVYDHMARGTLRHHLYQTNNPPLPWVQRLKICIGAARGLHYLHTGAKHPIIHRDVKTTNILLDDKWVAKVSDFGLSKMGPTDMSHTHVSTEVKGSFGYLDPEYFMRQQLTPKSDVYSFGVVLFEVLCAKSPMTTNLGKDEVCMSEWARAHHESGELDQIADPHLRDEIAPECLRKYGEIAYKCLMDRGIERPSMADVLWNLECALQIQEGGVRDGTDGGDEVNVSPGDLAVGLSGSIFSEIISPRGR